ATTAGAAGAAGAGAAGAAAATAATCTTAAAGATAGCTAACTTAGAGAAAAAACTAGAAACAGCGAAAAAATTAGCACAACTTAAAGAGAAAAATACTGAGAATAGAGCGGAACTTTTAGCTAAAAGAGTTGAACTATCAACAATAAGACAACGTATAGTTGAATTAAGAAATCAAATTTCAGAGAAAGTGAAGATATATCAACAACTAAAGAATGAGAGAGATTCATTAGTGAAAGAAATTGAGATTTTAAATAATCAAATTAATGAACTAGTAAATAAGAACAACGAGATAAAAAATAAAATTACTGAGAAAAAAGATGAAATTAAGAAATATAGGGATGAGTTAAAGAAAATTAAAGATATGTTAAAATCAAGGAATATTACGGAAGTTTACGAGAATCAACTTAAAAATGTTAATAAAGAGATAATCGAGAATAAGCGTAAGAAAGCCGAGGAAAAGCTGAAAAACAATAAGAGACTAACATTTGATGAACTTTTAATATTGTACTATAATGATAAGGATAATAATGAGCAAGATTCTAATAATTTACGTTGATATTGATGATGATTTAGGAAAAATAGGTTTAGAGACTCCTATTATAGGAGAAGAACGTGTAAAAAAAGCTATTGATATTGCTTCAGAAACAATTCCAACGGATTCAGACTTTAATACTATGGTAGTAGCATATAATATCTATAAGAAACTTCGTAAAGAAAATAATGATGTAGAGATAGCATT
The sequence above is drawn from the Sulfurisphaera tokodaii str. 7 genome and encodes:
- a CDS encoding coiled-coil protein, which translates into the protein MSDSVESEEEIQQKLSKASEELRKLREERQKIIENIRKLREKRREKVDRLRSIREQIKQLREELKAKSEEIKQLSQQKQSLIQVISEIKKEFEQIKNVEKVKEKLDPLQILKKIEQLEWRLQTSSLSLEEEKKIILKIANLEKKLETAKKLAQLKEKNTENRAELLAKRVELSTIRQRIVELRNQISEKVKIYQQLKNERDSLVKEIEILNNQINELVNKNNEIKNKITEKKDEIKKYRDELKKIKDMLKSRNITEVYENQLKNVNKEIIENKRKKAEEKLKNNKRLTFDELLILYYNDKDNNEQDSNNLR